One genomic segment of Oncorhynchus mykiss isolate Arlee chromosome 10, USDA_OmykA_1.1, whole genome shotgun sequence includes these proteins:
- the ypel2a gene encoding protein yippee-like 1 produces the protein MTRSKTFQAYLPNCHRTYSCIHCRAHLANHDELISKSFQGSQGRAYLFNSVVNVGCGPAEERVLLTGLHAVADIYCENCKTTLGWKYEHAFESSQKYKEGKFIIELAHMIKDNGWD, from the exons ATGACGCGCTCCAAGACCTTCCAGGCCTACCTGCCCAACTGCCACCGTACCTACAGCTGCATCCACTGTCGAGCTCACCTGGCCAACCATGACGAGCTCATCTCCAAG TCCTTCCAAGGAAGTCAAGGTCGAGCTTACCTCTTCAACTCAGT GGTGAACGTGGGGTGTGGACCAGCAGAAGAGAGGGTTCTGTTGACAGGGCTTCACGCGGTGGCTGATATCTACTGTGAAAACTGTAAGACCACGCTGGGCTGGAAATAC gaGCATGCCTTTGAGAGCAGTCAGAAGTACAAGGAGGGGAAGTTCATTATCGAGCTGGCCCACATGATCAAGGACAATGGCTGGGACTGA